The genomic interval GGCATTACCAGCGGTATGTGACGCGGCACACTGGGGTGCGGTCACTGTATCGCATGCCGCCAGTCTGGGACAGACTACCTGACTCGTCGGTAGAAACTTTGTCACCGACCACTGCGGCGAGCACGGCCGGGAAAAGACCGAAAGCGGGCGGTTCCACCGGGAACCGCCCGCTTTCGAAAAACGGTGCGACCGTTATTACTTGACGGACACCTTGGCGCCGGCCTCTTCCAGCTTGGTCTTGGCGGCGTCGGCGGCCTCCTTGGCGACCTTCTCCAGGATCGGCTTCGGAGCGCCCTCGACCAGGTCCTTGGCCTCCTTCAGGCCCAGGCCGGACACGATCTCGCGGACGACCTTGATGACCTGGATCTTCTTGTCGCCGGCACCCTCGAGGATGACGTCGAACTCGTCCTGCTCCTCGGCGGCCTCGGCCGGGGCGCCGGCGGCGGCGCCACCGACAGCGGCGACGGCGACCGGAGCCGCCGCGGTGACCTCGAACTTCTCCTCGAACTTCTTGACGAAGTCCGACAGCTCGAGCAGGGTCATGCCGCCGATGGTCTCCAGCAGCTCGTCAACGTTGGCCATGATGGCTTCCTTTCAGTGATGTCTCGGGTTGGGGGAACGACTTATTCGGCATCGGCGGCCGGGGCGGACGCGTCGCCCTCGGCGCGCTTCTTGTCCTCGAGCGCGGCGAACAGGCGAGCCACCTGGCCAGCGGGCGCGGCGAACAGGCCGGCCGCCTTGGTCAGGTTGCCCTTCATGGCGCCGGCCAGCTTGGACAGCAGCACCTCGCGCGACTCCAGGTCGGCGATCCGCTCGACCTCGGACACGGACAGCGGCGCGCCGTCCATGTAGCCGCCCTTGATGACCAGCGCCTTGTTCTCCTTGGCGAAGGTCTTCAGCGCCTTGGCTGCCTCGACCGGCTCACCGCTGATGAAGGTGATGGCGGTCGGACCGACGAACAAGTCATCCAGGCCTTCCACGCCCGCCTCGGCGGCGGCACGCTTGACCAGGGTGTTCTTGGCGACGGAGTACGTGGCGTTCGCGCCCAGGGCCCGGCGCAGCTCGGTGAGCTTGCCGACCGACAGACCACGGTATTCCGTGATCACGGTGGCGGTGGAGCCCTTGAACTGCTCGGTGATCTCCTCGACCGCGTCGACCTTCCAGGTCTTTGCCATACTTCGCCTCCTCTCTGGATGGTCGGTTCGTTGCGAACTACCGACTCCGCTGGAGGAGAAGCGCCCCGGCGACAAAGCTGACGCCCCGGACGCAGAGGTTCCGGGGCGTACAAGAAAAGGGCGCGAGTGAACTCGCACTATTTCCCTACCTCGGTTCTCCCTGCGTGGGCCGCCGGCAATATCGCCGGACCTTCGACTGCCCGAGGGCAGCGACCAACGGTCTTCGGTAGAACTATGGGGGTTGATCGCCGAACCAGCCGACGACCGTTGTCCAGAATAACCGAACCTCCGCCCATCTGCCAAAACGGGTCCGGGAAAGCCGAAGGGCCGGCACCGCTGGCGGTACCGGCCCTTCGAAACCTGTTGCGCTGCTACGCGTCCTCTTCGGTGAGGTTTCGGGTGCGGTTCGGGTCCACCGGGATGCCCGGGCCGGTGTTGGTCGAAATCGTCACCTTCTTGACGTAGCGGCCCTTCGCGGTGGAGGGCTTGAGGCGCAGGATCTCCTCGAGGGCGGCGCCGTAGTTCTCCACCAGGTTCTTCTCTTCGAAGGAGGCCTTGCCGATCACGAAGTGCAGGTTGGCCTGCTTGTCGACGCGGAAGTTGATCTTGCCGCCCTTGATGTCGTTGACGGCCTTGGTCACATCGGTGGTGACGGTGCCCGTCTTCGGGTTCGGCATCAGACCGCGGGGGCCCAGCACGCGCGCGATGCGGCCGACCTTGGCCATCTGGTCGGGGGTGGCGATCGCGGCGTCGAAGTCCAGCCAACCGCCCTGGATACGCTCGATCAGATCCTCGGCGCCCACGGCGTCGGCGCCGGCGGCCTCGGCCTCGGCGGCCTTCTCACCGGCGGCGAACACGATGACGCGCGCGGTCTTACCGGTGCCGTGCGGCAGGTTGACGGTGCCGCGCACCATCTGGTCGGCCTTGCGGGGGTCGACACCGAGACGGACGGCGACCTCGACGGTGGCGTCGGTCTTCTTGGTGGCGGTCTCCTTCGCCAGCCGGGTAGCGGCCAGCGGCGAGTAGAGCTGAGCGCGGTCGACCTTGGCGGCCGCCTCGAGATAAGCCTTGCTTCGTTTTGCCATGATTCTCTGTCCTGTTCGTGGTTCAGACGTGGTTGTCGGGACTGGCCGTCCCTCCCACCTGGAGCCTCACTCGGAGATGGTGATGCCCATCGAGCGAGCGGTGCCCGCGATGATCTTCGCCGCCTGATCGATGTCGTTGGCGTTCAGGTCTTCCTGCTTGGTCTTGGCGATCTCGCGGATCTGGTCCATGGTGACCGTGGCGACCTTGTTGCGGTGCGGCTCGGGCGAACCCTTCTGCACACCGGCGGCCTTCAGCAGCAGCTTGGCGGCGGGCGGAGTCTTCAGCTTGAAGTCGAACGAGCGGTCTTCGTAGACCGTGATCTCGACCGGGATGACGTTGCCACGCTGCGACTCGGTCGCGGCGTTGTACGCCTTGCAGAACTCCATGATGTTGACGCCGTGCTGACCGAGCGCGGGACCCACCGGCGGAGCGGGGTTCGCCTGACCGGCCTGGATCTGGAGCTTGATGAGCCCAGAGACCTTCTTCTTCTTGGGGGGCATCTTTCTTTCCTTGGTATAGGTTCCTTACGGATTTCCGCAAGCCTGCTCCGGGGACGCGCCCCGGAAGTCCTTAGATCTTCGCGACCTGGGTGAACGCGAGTTCGACCGGGGTCTCGCGACCGAAGATCGACACCAGCACCTTGAGCTTCTGCTGCTCGGCGTTGACCTCGGAGATGCTGGCCGGCAGCGTCGCGAACGGGCCGTCCATGACGGTCAC from Nocardia wallacei carries:
- the rplA gene encoding 50S ribosomal protein L1; amino-acid sequence: MAKRSKAYLEAAAKVDRAQLYSPLAATRLAKETATKKTDATVEVAVRLGVDPRKADQMVRGTVNLPHGTGKTARVIVFAAGEKAAEAEAAGADAVGAEDLIERIQGGWLDFDAAIATPDQMAKVGRIARVLGPRGLMPNPKTGTVTTDVTKAVNDIKGGKINFRVDKQANLHFVIGKASFEEKNLVENYGAALEEILRLKPSTAKGRYVKKVTISTNTGPGIPVDPNRTRNLTEEDA
- the rplJ gene encoding 50S ribosomal protein L10, which translates into the protein MAKTWKVDAVEEITEQFKGSTATVITEYRGLSVGKLTELRRALGANATYSVAKNTLVKRAAAEAGVEGLDDLFVGPTAITFISGEPVEAAKALKTFAKENKALVIKGGYMDGAPLSVSEVERIADLESREVLLSKLAGAMKGNLTKAAGLFAAPAGQVARLFAALEDKKRAEGDASAPAADAE
- the rplK gene encoding 50S ribosomal protein L11, with protein sequence MPPKKKKVSGLIKLQIQAGQANPAPPVGPALGQHGVNIMEFCKAYNAATESQRGNVIPVEITVYEDRSFDFKLKTPPAAKLLLKAAGVQKGSPEPHRNKVATVTMDQIREIAKTKQEDLNANDIDQAAKIIAGTARSMGITISE
- the rplL gene encoding 50S ribosomal protein L7/L12, whose protein sequence is MANVDELLETIGGMTLLELSDFVKKFEEKFEVTAAAPVAVAAVGGAAAGAPAEAAEEQDEFDVILEGAGDKKIQVIKVVREIVSGLGLKEAKDLVEGAPKPILEKVAKEAADAAKTKLEEAGAKVSVK